One window from the genome of Fusobacterium varium encodes:
- a CDS encoding META domain-containing protein yields MYKKLMTLIAAGTLLVGCSSVEEKKEAVAEKAPQEYHLTNKYQNADITIAFEDGKVFGFSGVNRYFGGAVINGEDLDVSNVASTMMAGPQDKMAAEMEYLQLLSEADKIQMEDNKIIITTKDNQELIFEAK; encoded by the coding sequence ATGTACAAAAAATTAATGACACTTATAGCAGCAGGAACTTTATTAGTAGGTTGTAGTTCAGTAGAAGAAAAAAAGGAAGCAGTAGCTGAAAAAGCACCTCAAGAATATCATTTAACTAATAAATACCAAAATGCTGATATTACAATTGCCTTTGAAGATGGTAAAGTATTTGGATTCTCAGGTGTAAATAGATATTTTGGTGGAGCTGTAATCAATGGTGAAGATCTTGATGTAAGTAATGTAGCATCTACTATGATGGCTGGACCACAAGATAAAATGGCAGCTGAAATGGAATATCTACAACTTTTAAGTGAAGCTGATAAAATTCAAATGGAAGATAATAAAATTATAATTACAACTAAAGATAATCAAGAACTTATATTTGAAGCAAAATAA
- a CDS encoding histidinol-phosphatase HisJ family protein produces the protein MNKIISDYHLHSEFSGDSTQNIEEIVKEGIRLGLEEIALTDHLEYDIEGMTDNWILDVDRYAKRVFELREKYKKDIDVKFGVEVGVQPHTKDYLESVIKKYPFDFVIASSHAIDRVDLAFGEIQAGRTKDEVHNLYFEYVLQNIEKYNEFNVYGHIDFVTRYGGEKFRGLDYKKHFDIIDVILKKLIEKGKGIEVNTSGYRYREDRFYPCTDILKRYYELGGEILTIGSDSHIKDYMTMDFDRVYDFLESIGVKYISSFDKMQPSFKKIK, from the coding sequence TTGAATAAAATAATAAGTGACTATCATCTGCATAGTGAGTTTTCAGGAGATTCGACACAAAATATAGAAGAGATAGTTAAAGAGGGAATTAGATTAGGTCTTGAAGAGATAGCTTTAACAGATCATCTTGAGTATGATATAGAGGGAATGACTGACAACTGGATTTTAGATGTAGATAGATATGCAAAGAGAGTTTTTGAGTTAAGAGAAAAATATAAAAAAGATATAGATGTTAAATTTGGTGTAGAAGTAGGAGTACAACCACACACTAAAGATTATCTTGAAAGTGTTATAAAAAAATACCCTTTTGATTTTGTAATAGCCTCAAGCCATGCTATTGATAGAGTGGATTTAGCATTTGGAGAGATTCAAGCTGGAAGAACAAAGGACGAGGTACACAATCTATATTTTGAATATGTTTTACAAAATATTGAAAAATACAATGAATTTAATGTGTATGGACATATAGATTTTGTTACAAGATATGGTGGAGAAAAATTTAGAGGTTTAGATTATAAAAAACATTTTGATATAATTGATGTTATCTTAAAAAAATTAATAGAAAAGGGAAAAGGAATAGAAGTTAATACTTCAGGTTATAGATATAGAGAGGATAGATTCTATCCTTGTACAGATATTTTAAAAAGATATTATGAATTAGGGGGAGAGATCTTAACTATTGGATCAGATTCTCATATAAAAGATTATATGACTATGGATTTTGATAGAGTATATGACTTTTTAGAAAGCATAGGTGTAAAATATATATCTTCCTTTGATAAGATGCAACCATCATTTAAAAAAATAAAGTAA